A DNA window from Camelina sativa cultivar DH55 chromosome 17, Cs, whole genome shotgun sequence contains the following coding sequences:
- the LOC104755429 gene encoding ATP-dependent Clp protease proteolytic subunit 6, chloroplastic-like, with the protein MAGLAISPPLGLSFSSRTRNPNLTSYLSHNQRNPIRRIVSALPSPYGDSLKAGLSSNVTGSPIKLDNKDPRFGVIEAKKGNPPVMPSVMTPGGPLDLSSVLFRNRIIFIGQPINAQVAQRVISQLVTLASIDDKSDILIYLNCPGGSTYSVLAIYDCMSWIKPKVGTVAFGVAASQGALLLAGGEKGMRYAMPNTRVMIHQPQTGCGGHVEDVRRQVNEAIEARQKIDLMYAAFTGQPLEKVQQYTERDRFLSASEALEFGLIDGLLETEY; encoded by the exons ATGGCGGGTTTGGCAATCTCACCTCCTCTCGGtctttccttctcttctcgAACTCGGAACCCTAATCTGACTTCGTATCTATCTCACAATCAAAG GAATCCTATTAGACGGATAGTTTCAGCTCTGCCGAGTCCGTATGGAGATTCATTGAAAGCTG GACTTTCGAGTAATGTTACTGGGTCACCAATAAAGCTTGACAACAAGGATCCAAG ATTTGGAGTGATTGAGGCGAAAAAAGGAAACCCGCCTGTGATGCCTTCAGTGATGACCCCTGGAGGACCTTTAGACCTTTCTTCTGTGTTATTCCGCAACCGCATCATCTTCATCGGACAACCTATTAACGCACAGGTGGCTCAGCGAGTCATATCTCAGCTTGTAACTCTCGCTTCTATTGATGATAAATCCGACATCCTG ATTTACTTGAATTGTCCTGGTGGCAGCACCTACTCCGTCTTAGCAATTTATGACTGTATGTCTTGG ATAAAGCCTAAAGTTGGAACTGTGGCGTTTGGAGTAGCTGCAAGCCAAGGAGCACTTCTTCTTGCTGGAGGTGAAAAAGGAATGCGCTATGCAATGCCAAATACTCGTGTCATGATACATCAGCCGCAAACTGGATGTGGA GGACATGTGGAGGACGTGAGGAGACAAGTGAATGAAGCCATCGAAGCACGTCAA AAAATTGACTTGATGTATGCAGCTTTCACTGGACAACCTCTTGAAAAAGTGCAGCAATACACTGAAAGAGATCGTTTCTTATCCGCATCTGAG GCTCTTGAGTTTGGGCTTATTGATGGTCTATTGGAAACAGAGTACTGA
- the LOC104755428 gene encoding dehydrodolichyl diphosphate synthase complex subunit nus1: MDLNQSMRLLSSWIAQIGGLGLDLLWRFIHLVVSLWYIVSGIIEAVESYAISLGLNKKYSSINIEKLRCLAVVVDIEEARDVSKVIELLQWLRTIGVKQVGLFDSQGLLKKSKDLILGTVPGSVLSEEIGEKDSSPEQNPLALEFISSSDNKEAVMKAANILLQDYLKSSRPENDKGENFFTETHLNEALRVVGENVHAPDLLLVYGPIRSHLGFPAWRLRYTEIVHMGSLNYMRYGSLLKAIHKFTGVHQNYGT, encoded by the exons ATGGATTTGAATCAATCTATGCGGCTCCTGAGTTCTTGGATTGctcaa ATTGGTGGTTTAGGTCTTGATTTGCTATGGCGTTTTATACACCTTGTTGTGAGCTTGTGGTACATTGTCTCTGGCATCATTGAGGCAGTTGAAAGCTATGCCATATCGTTAGGATTGAATAAAAAGTACAGTTCCATCAATATTGAGAAACTCCGGTGTCTAGCTGTTGTGGTGGACattgaagaagctagagatGTTTCCAAGGTTATTGAGCTTTTGCAGTGGCTAAGAACCATTGGGGTTAAACAAGTTGGTCTATTTGACTCCCAAG GTTTATTGAAGAAATCCAAGGATTTGATCCTTGGAACTGTCCCAGGTTCAGTGTTGTCAGAG GAGATTGGTGAAAAGGATTCTTCGCCTGAACAAAACCCCCTGGCATTAGAATTCATTTCATCTTCTGACAATAAAGAAGCTGTTATGAAAGCAGCCAACATACTTCTTCAGGACTACTTGAAATCTAGTCGTCCCGAGAACGATAAAGGGGAAAACTTTTTTACAGAGACTCATTTGAACGAAGCATTAAGAGTTGTTG GTGAGAATGTACATGCACCCGATCTGTTGCTGGTTTATGGACCTATAAGGAGCCACCTCGGTTTTCCTGCTTGGAGACTTCGATACACTGAGATAGT ACATATGGGATCTTTGAATTACATGAGATATGGTTCCCTTTTGAAGGCAATTCACAAGTTCACAGGTGTACACCAAAACTATG GAACTTAA